GTTCTCACAAAAGAGGCGTTCATGCTTTGACCTGCATGATTCAGTTTGGTAGTTCCATGTTTTACGGGTGGTCTAGATGTCCTGGGATATTAGCTCTGTCATTACTTTCTAATAAAAGGAAAGATGGCAAATGAGTTTAGTTGTGATGGTGATTTTGGGACCATTTTGTCATATGCATATTTTTTCTCCTGCCAGGAGATCTTTCAAGATCTTCCAGTCAATATTAGCCTTATTTTAACTACCTTTTCATTTTGTTGAAGTTGTTGGATTGAGCAAGGATGTTAACACTTCGGAAGGTCCAGTTGGGACTTGCTTCTCCACATCATTTGGTTGGAGGTTTGAAGTTGATCTTTATTTATTATctcttttaaataatattttctttttagctGAGCAAGTCCTCTGTGGGgcactaattttatttttttctttttgtgttgCTCCATTTTCTGCCCCATTGTTGTGAAGTTGCTTTTCTCTATATCATTTATGTATTGCATATACACTAAAAAATGGAGAAAGCAATCTGCATGATGTCATTTGAATGAGCTTAATTAATTAACTGAAAAAATGATACGTGTGATTTTGCATGCTTTGGATATTTTTATAAGTTTTGTAAGCTCTTCCTCCccacccctcctctctctctctctttcttgttgATGTTTGCGGTGATCTTGCAGTGCACCATGAACAGCCTTATGGTTGGCTGCTGCTtggtcatcttttttttttgtttaggcAACATTATTGCTGCTGACTGGTATGCATTGCGTATTTCTTGCTATCTACTTTGGACAGGTGAACTTAGGATTTTGACTCTATTGTAAAGCCATTCATTGTTGAAACTTTCTGATGGCTGAGAGGCTGTCTTTCTTGACAAGGGGCTGACTACGTAACACATATTAGAAAGCAAAATTAACAATATGACATATGTTTGACTGTTCACTGCCTTGTtgttatacaaaattcttggccTTTTTCTCTTTGGGCAGAGACTGGTGAATCAGTGCTTACAATCAAGGGTCCTCATGGGAGAATCAATAGGGCTGTCTGGGGACCTTTAAATAAGACCATAATAAGTGCCGGAGAAGATGCTGTGATCCGTATATGGGATTCGGAGGTCGGTCACTGAATATCTCATCTATAAAATTTTATCCATTCTGAATGGCTTGCACTTGTTTGCTTATTTGGCATTATATATATAGAACATGATTATATGTGCACCCCCATTCTTTTATGTATACCTCACATGCGAGGATTGCTGAACTGGTACTGGATGCCGTACCTGTCAACGCCCAGTCCGGTTCGGTACCAGTTCGAACCAGACGGAACCGTTGGGTTTTGTCCGGTTCCGGCCAGTGTTACTGTGGTTTTGGCCGGAACCGTTTTCCATAAGCAAACCGACCCAGTCAGAGACCGGGTCGGCTTGATTTGGCCCAAACCGGGCGGTACGGCCTGGTTCGGCAATCCTTGCTCACATGTATCTCTTACTGTCATGGCAAAAATGTTGAGATAAAAACTCTGTCATGTTTCTTGCATCATCGCTTGTGAATCTCTAGAATATAATGGCTAAACAAAGTTATAAAACCTCCTTTCATTGTGAAGATAATAGTACTTtccattattttctatttgtttcTTTCAACCATCTTGACCTTTCCTCATGTgtaccttggaatcaaaattaAAGACTCTTTCAATTCTTGACATCATACTGggtatttttatttgattttttttattcttagttTCCTTGTTGGGGATTTTAAGCCCTTTTTCAATGACTGGAATGCTTACACTGATGTTTGTTGCTGAGTGATCTTCTGTTCTTGTCAATTGTTATCTTATTGCCCCCTATATGACTGAGGAACACCCCTGGTCATTTTCTCTATAGCTTAAAATCGTGCTGCAGTTGATACATGAGGATTCATACCAGTCCTTGAATAGTTAGGATGAGTTTTTGATGATTGTAGTTATAATTATGGATATTATTCCCTTAGCAGATAAATTATTCTCATTTATTTTTGCATGTGAGATTGTTGTTTGTGTCATCAAAACTTTTGATCAACTCTAGTTGCTTTTCTGTTCGTTTAGTCTGCTTGAGTAATTATTAGCTCTATATGAGATAAGTTTCTCTCTCCAGGTGATTTCTATCTCTGTTTAAATTTTCTTCTCACATTCATTTCAGATATCTAGAGTTTAGCgctttttaaatttatatgcACCTTGTTTTTGGAATGTAGTGTAGATCTATGCTGGCATCAGCCTCTTCTTTATTGCTCGCCTTAAAGTTTGTTCACTTTTACTTGCTTCATTCAGGGTCAGACTTGTAATTTGCAATTTGCTTTTCCATAATAACTTTGGTAAGATGAGaaaattttgttttcttgattcatataacctttggttttttctttttcaatcaaGAGCCATGAgataaatgataaaattaatttttagaagGAGCTATATAAGCAAAATTTGCTGCATATAAGATTTATTTGACCATTCTATAGTATTTCTTATGCACTCATTTTGTTTTTCATATTTCATTGCACTGTATCGTGAATTGGTTCAATTCCTACCAATTTGTAATCCTCTTTTGACCTAATGAATTAGGAATTTACAGTTTGATTCTCTTAGTTCTTCACTCGATTAACATTGTAGACTTTACATAGTCTCTAACTACTGTTACCTGGACCCTCCAAAGTTGGACACTTGGTACACTTTATGACATTCCTTGATACTTCATTCCATCATGCCGTgatgtcatcatcatcatgtaTCAATTTTTGCAACTTCTAtgtgaaaatcatcaaatctaACATAAAATTAGCAAGCATTTTATCAAATTTTATGTACTTAAAGGTGCATAACTCAAGCTTATTATTCATTATACATGTATATAGGCACATATTTACACATGCGTATATAATGTAATTATGTGTTCCGATGTCAATTTCTTGAAGATTCCTGTATTGGATTTTCCAGACGGGATGCTTGGTACCTGTGTCATATGTCCAACTAACATTTGTAATAATGTGTGATGTATGTAgtgaaaaaattaaattgcagaAGACTCCTGGTTGGTGAAGTAGCTTAAAACCTATAGCTTTTAAATTGACCTGGTAAGTCTAGCAAGTGTTATATGAAGCCCTGATGCTTCTTGTGTCAGGTCAATCTGAACATGTATCTCCATCATTCATGAACTCCGCTGGGAAAAAAAATAGGGATCACCAGACTAGGGAAATCTGCTTCTGTAAAATTAGTACTCTAGCAGATACAATTTTTTTACTTCATATTTTTGCTTtggtttgaactttgaagttTGAACTTTGTATGCTAACTTCTGGATGTCCTGCTTTTCCCATTCAAACCACTCGCCCCCAAATTCATATATTCAGCTTGGTTGattttttcttccttgcatTACCAGCTAGAGGTTTGGAAACTGGAAcccttttttttggttaatgagttaattcttttttattttgaatgatGCCATAGTAGAACTTAAATGAGCAGGAGACTTGTCATAATGGTTAACATTGATGCTTTTCTTTCCATATAGTTAtctatgaaatttcttcttaatCACTGCCGTTTCatgaaaatatatgattttgggGGCTTTCTTTTCTGTAGACTGGGCAGCTGCTGAAAAAATCCGATAAAGAAACTGGTCATCAGAAACCTATCACTTCTCTGTCAAAGTCTGCCAGTGGGTCTCATTTCCTCTCTGGATCATTGGATAAATCTGCCAAGGTATTGTAGCTTATCGATTCTCATGATctatatcaaataagatttccCCTCACAGTAATTCTATTTGGACAATAGTATCTCTGCTAATACCAATTTTATGTAATTTCCTTAGCTCTGGGATGCCAGAACACTAACTCTTATCAAGGCATACGTGACTGAACGCCCAGTCAATGCATGTGCGATATCTCCACTTCTTGATCATGTAAGCTCTAAATGGACCTCCCTTTTGTTTATCTGCATTTGAGCAATTATTGGTTGGTGTGAAGCATCCAGATGCAGCTTAGCACTCAGACACAGAGCCAACCACCCAGTCACAACTGGACAACTGcacaagcatgcatgaatttgtCAGTTTAGACTTTATAATATTGGAATCACTTCCATCTTGTCTGCACTACAAGGCTTTGCAAACTATCTGATTTGCATCTTATTTGCCTTTGCCTGCCTGTGTTCAGGACTTCTGTTTTTCATTAAAGTCTGTTACAAAAATGATATTCTGTGCTCCCATGTTGCTTTTGATATATGCAACTGTACACTTTTTACAATTCTATATACTTTTATCTAAATCATCTGGTAAAAGTCCAGTTGGTGTTCTGCCCGTTCAGACTGGAACTTTGATTGATTAATGACTCACAAGATGCCAATCAGAACTTTGTAGTTTAATGCACCTAAAGGATGAATCTGTTTCTGAGAAATAATCATGGCATTTGATTTCCTTCAGGTGGTGATTGGAGGTGGTCAGGATGCATCACATGTTACAACTACCGATCGTCGTGCTGGGAAGTTTGAAGCAAAATTCTTTCACAAGGTAAGCAATGTTTATATTACCTTTTCAACTAAGGTTTGAATTCCTTGAGTAATGTTATGCCATTGATTCAATTCTTTAGGCTTTAAGAATttgttttttctctttgttgAACAGATTCTTCAAGAGGAAATTGGGGGTGTGAAAGGGCATTTTGGACCAATTAATGCTTTGGCCTTCAATCCTGATGGAAGAAGGTTATTTCTGTTCTCCTTTTGTTACATTTTAACTTttgaattttctatttttgaaacttaaattcTAAACTCACTAAACAACATTCTTGCATGATTGTGCACGTGTATGAATGGTGCCATTGCATTTATCATTTCATGCATTTCACATGTTTTATATGTTTTCCACATATATGCTTTTCTTTAAGGTCTTGTTTTTGAATCTTGATCATTCTTTGGTTCCCAATGACAAATTCTAGTGACTTTTTTTGCAACATTCTTAATGTATTCTTTTGGATGCCTTTTTTCTACAATTTATCAGAGTTATTTAGGTGTTACTGAAGCTGGAAGCTTGCATGTCTTTAGTCAGTTGTATGGACAAAAGGTTGAGTTTCTCATACATGAATGTACCTACCACATGACGGTACAGAGTATACACATACTTTGGGAAAGTTATATAACTTTATGCTAGGCAAGTGTTCCAGTCAAAGTTGGAAAGTATTAGTCTATACTGCACAACATCATAATTTAAGGAAAACCCTAAGTTCAATACTTCAATGGGAATTAGATTTTTGTTGAATGGCTGGTTTTAAGTTCATGGTTCTAAATACCAGTGGAACAGTGGGGCATCCCACTGCCCCAAGTGTGGGGATGGTACATTCCTGACTCCTGAGTGTTGGGAAATGAGCTGGGATGGGTTGGGATAGGACATCCACCATCCCAAGTGTTGGGCGCATGCAAAAACTAGGACGGCAGGATACCACAGTATTTAAAACCTTAACAGAGTTGCACTAGGGTCATGGGTTTTCTGTGTTATTTTTTCTTCAAGATTAATTAATTTTAGGTTTTCGGTCATACTTTGAAGCATGCTGGTTTTTGGCCAATGCCTTCTGAAAAATACACTCAGAATAATGATTACATTACTTTTCAAGTGAAAACATAGTTGGATTCTCTGTAACGATCAATAAAAAGAGCTTGTCTTTTCAGTGATGATTAAGGATACAAAGCTTGTATATCAGTTTAGTTAATCTCTCTAGGGTGGATGCTGTTCCTCCACTGCCTATGCTTCTTTATACTTTGTCTATGttttgtgtatattttttccCACTTCATATTGACACGTATCTATATAGGGCCTATTTGGAAACAAGTTTATACTTTCCAATATTTATTCTCTACGACCCTTCTTAAGCTTGTTCTATATTAGTCAATTCATCTAATATAAAAGTTAGCACTTTGGCAGAACTTTCAGTAAAGTTAGAATAACTTTAGTATTATCAGATATTATTCAACCATAATGAACAAGCCTAATGCCACTTTTTGTTGGATCAGATCTATGCATTTCATTTTTGTACCATGTACACATATGCCTTATGCTGTTAATGCAATTAATGtgagattttctaaattttattctTATCCATGTGCAGACTTTCTCATCTTCTGGGCCTTAATAATCGTATTGCACATGCATATGCTATAGCACAATAATATTGATCACCATATCGAGAATACTTAAGTTATTCTTctgttttgtgttttttttttttgagtaggaTCTAATAGTTCACTAGGGAAAATGATAATCCAAAGTTGAATATTTTGTATAGTACCTTTAGTTCAGCAATCTTAAGCAATGCCCTTAATGGTTGAATCTTTAATAATTTGCATTTTTAAGTGGAAAGAATTACTTGAGGCAGGGGAGATCCTTTAGTGCCTATCAATACTTCTTCTGGTCGCCCTGGTCTATGAGCACTGAAAATTCTATGTGCACTCAAAATTCTGGTTGCACCCTTCTTGGTTCATTGCATCATGTTGAGAAGATCCGAACGTTGCCAGTTCATGATGGTTTTCTTAGAGTTTATATTGAAAAAATCCATCTACAAAAcccaaaggagaaggagagtaAGAGAAAACAGGACTACAGTCAAGTTAGATCAAAGAAGGATTTTGGATGCTCTCCAATTCCTTATATACAGCTGACTCCAAAATCTCTCTCTTGTCGTACTTCCgatttcaagaatcaaaagaaaggaatTGGGGTAGGTTCCAAGAGCCGAGCTTCATGACGAGATAGTGGGGCTTGAAAGAGATGAGACACCCCACGAGGCATGAGGGCCATCTCCCCCACCCATTGCAGCTGCTTTAGCTGCCGGGCGATGACGCCATTGGCTCACTATCGATTGGCAGTATGAGGAGGCGCCAGTGGCTGGAGTGGTGAGGGGAAGAGATGGTGAGAGAAAGAAGGGGTGATTGGTGGTTGTCCGAGTGGGGAGGAGACCCATGAAAAAGGATTAGGGTTAGGGCTGAACCACTGAAGGGAAAATACACACATATATCAGGGTTGGTTTTTTCAAAAATCCAAAATGAAACTGCACCAATTTTTTcggtttgaaatttttttaaactgAAACTAAACTGACTCTAGAAAAACCCAGCTTAAACTCAACTGAAGTGACCGGATCGGTTTGGGTTCGTAGTTTGGCCTGCTTTTTTTCACACCCCTACTGCCATGCCATTATCATCAGTAATTGATCATTGAGATGTCATAGGCCATGTAGTTGGATTTAGTCTTTTGTATGCATATATAGTTCTTGAATATGAGGATATATGGGTGGATTGACCTGCCTTTCccttgaaaaaaaagaatatcagGACATTTTCAGAACCTTTTCTCATTACCATGAATTTAGCTTGTGATACACCTAGGCATGTAAGCGAAATGTGCTCTTATTCGACATGAATGGCCTATCTTGCGTATGAGTTTTGGCCCACCAAAGACAGAAAAGTACATAGATGCATAACTTGTTAGACTAGAAACAATGACTCTTGGCATGATTTAAGATGTGGTAACGGAATCATCAAGTTCTAATATATGATGTTGAGGGGCTCTAGCTGCAGGAGGCCTTCACCAAAGGCATGTATGCTTTTAATGCAGGCAAGTATTCATTGGTCCACATGCTGTAttaaaaaagatatatatatatatatatattaagttgATGTCCTTGTTGAATATCCCAAATCTTCCATAATTTGGCAAGGCATTTCTTGCTTAATTGAACATCAACGACTTGTCCACTATATTATCGTTCAAATCTTTTGCTGCAACCTTTGTATAATGTTTAGAAAGAGCTTAAATtggttgctttttttttcttttttgagggaTGGTGTTGGTATTAGTATTACACCCTTTTCTTAAGGGAATTATGGTCTTGTTATTTAAATTGCTATAAATGCCATTTACCATATACTTGCtgtacattattttttttttggggctaGAACTTGCTGTATATTGCTGGCAATTAA
The sequence above is drawn from the Phoenix dactylifera cultivar Barhee BC4 unplaced genomic scaffold, palm_55x_up_171113_PBpolish2nd_filt_p 000609F, whole genome shotgun sequence genome and encodes:
- the LOC103720237 gene encoding eukaryotic translation initiation factor 3 subunit I-like isoform X2, whose amino-acid sequence is MRPILMKGHERPLTFLKYNREGDLLFSCAKDHTPTVWFADNGERLGTYKGHNGAVWCCDVSQTGESVLTIKGPHGRINRAVWGPLNKTIISAGEDAVIRIWDSETGQLLKKSDKETGHQKPITSLSKSASGSHFLSGSLDKSAKLWDARTLTLIKAYVTERPVNACAISPLLDHVVIGGGQDASHVTTTDRRAGKFEAKFFHKILQEEIGGVKGHFGPINALAFNPDGRSFASGGEDGYVRLHHFDPDYFNIKM
- the LOC103720237 gene encoding eukaryotic translation initiation factor 3 subunit I-like isoform X1, yielding MRPILMKGHERPLTFLKYNREGDLLFSCAKDHTPTVWFADNGERLGTYKGHNGAVWCCDVSRDSTRLITGSADQTVKLWNVQTGVQLYSFNFDSPARAVDFSVGDKLAVITTDPFMGLPSTIQVKRIARDPSQQTGESVLTIKGPHGRINRAVWGPLNKTIISAGEDAVIRIWDSETGQLLKKSDKETGHQKPITSLSKSASGSHFLSGSLDKSAKLWDARTLTLIKAYVTERPVNACAISPLLDHVVIGGGQDASHVTTTDRRAGKFEAKFFHKILQEEIGGVKGHFGPINALAFNPDGRSFASGGEDGYVRLHHFDPDYFNIKM